From the genome of Muricauda sp. SCSIO 64092, one region includes:
- a CDS encoding DUF819 domain-containing protein — MAFLENPIYVLSMLALMVMLAVYVERTSFGRPLGAALLAIVFTAIIANMGLIPSASNTIFLYEGIFTYVAPLSIFYLMLGVNLKAIKKAGLPMIGLFVLGSLATVVGILVAWHLISPEGVLGENGPIIAGMLTGTYTGGSVNFNAIALEYDFQKQGALYAGTIAVDNVVTTVWIVVTLAMPRILKKFWKDKKGTAPKNTEEHGQKDNGMDLNSLMWLLFLGLAAFFISEALSKILPELPSILTLTTLGVILAQTPFVSKLNGAHTLGLYSVYLFLAVIGAYCEINAVLELKTLGLTLFLFTATVVLIHGITTILLGGLLYRDWSMIAIASQANIGGGPTALALAETFGRKELMLPAILVGTLGNALGTYFGFLVIQFL; from the coding sequence ATGGCATTTTTGGAGAATCCCATTTACGTGCTTTCTATGCTCGCCTTAATGGTGATGTTAGCCGTTTATGTGGAAAGGACATCCTTTGGAAGGCCTCTCGGAGCAGCTTTGTTAGCCATTGTTTTTACGGCCATCATTGCCAATATGGGACTTATCCCCAGTGCGTCCAACACTATTTTTCTCTATGAGGGCATCTTTACCTACGTGGCACCCCTCTCCATTTTTTACTTGATGTTGGGCGTGAATCTCAAGGCCATCAAAAAAGCAGGGCTTCCTATGATAGGTTTATTCGTTTTGGGTTCATTGGCCACGGTAGTCGGGATTCTAGTGGCTTGGCACCTTATTTCGCCAGAAGGGGTATTGGGTGAAAATGGACCCATAATCGCCGGAATGTTAACGGGCACGTACACTGGAGGCAGTGTCAATTTCAATGCCATCGCCCTGGAATATGATTTTCAAAAACAGGGGGCCCTTTATGCGGGCACCATAGCTGTGGATAATGTGGTCACTACCGTCTGGATCGTAGTTACCCTGGCCATGCCCCGAATACTAAAGAAGTTCTGGAAAGATAAAAAAGGAACTGCTCCAAAGAACACCGAGGAACATGGGCAAAAAGACAATGGTATGGATTTAAATTCCCTGATGTGGCTTCTTTTTTTGGGATTGGCTGCGTTTTTTATCTCAGAAGCACTATCCAAAATCCTTCCCGAACTGCCCAGTATCCTTACCCTAACGACCCTGGGGGTTATTTTGGCCCAAACCCCTTTTGTCTCAAAACTCAATGGTGCCCATACCTTGGGACTGTATTCCGTATATCTTTTTTTGGCCGTAATCGGTGCGTATTGTGAAATCAATGCCGTTTTGGAACTCAAGACTTTGGGTCTTACACTCTTCCTATTCACTGCTACCGTGGTCCTTATCCATGGAATTACGACCATTCTATTGGGGGGACTGTTGTATCGGGATTGGAGTATGATTGCCATTGCGAGTCAGGCCAATATTGGCGGTGGACCCACGGCCCTGGCCCTTGCAGAAACCTTTGGGCGGAAGGAATTGATGCTCCCCGCAATACTGGTGGGCACCCTTGGTAACGCCCTGGGTACGTATTTTGGTTTTTTGGTGATTCAATTTTTATAG